Proteins encoded within one genomic window of Falsibacillus pallidus:
- a CDS encoding aldo/keto reductase, which translates to MAKQVKLGKTELFVNPIGLGTNAVGGHNIYPNLSEEVGKDVVRTAIENGINFLDTAFIYGPERSEELIGEVIKEKGCRSEMVIATKGAHKILPGNQIIKDNSPGFLKQCVEDSLKRLQTDYIDLFYIHFPDEDTPKYEAVGALKELKDQGKIKAIGVSNFSIEQLKEANQDGYVDVLQSEYNLFKRQAEKDLLPYTAENQISFVPYFPLAAGLLGGKYTKDTTFQDGRAKNPMFQGEQFEKNLEKVDQLKQIAETKNVETAHLVLAWYLSVDSIDALIPGAKKPEQVVNNLKTLDVQLTKEEIQKISNIFQ; encoded by the coding sequence TTGGCAAAGCAAGTGAAATTAGGCAAAACCGAGCTTTTTGTAAATCCCATCGGACTTGGAACGAACGCAGTCGGAGGCCATAATATCTATCCGAACCTCAGTGAAGAAGTCGGTAAAGATGTTGTACGCACCGCTATTGAAAATGGCATCAATTTTTTGGATACAGCCTTTATTTACGGCCCTGAACGGTCGGAAGAACTGATTGGCGAAGTGATAAAAGAAAAAGGCTGCCGCTCTGAAATGGTCATTGCCACCAAAGGAGCCCATAAAATCTTGCCGGGCAATCAAATCATCAAAGATAATTCACCAGGATTTTTAAAACAATGTGTCGAGGACAGTCTGAAAAGGCTGCAAACTGATTATATCGACCTGTTCTATATCCATTTCCCTGATGAAGACACACCGAAATACGAAGCTGTCGGGGCATTGAAAGAATTAAAGGACCAAGGAAAAATCAAGGCAATCGGCGTTTCGAATTTCTCAATTGAACAATTGAAGGAAGCCAATCAAGATGGATATGTCGATGTCCTTCAATCAGAATATAATCTATTCAAACGCCAGGCAGAAAAAGATTTGCTGCCATATACAGCTGAAAATCAAATTTCCTTTGTTCCCTACTTCCCTCTTGCTGCAGGATTGTTAGGCGGAAAGTACACGAAGGACACGACCTTCCAGGACGGACGGGCCAAAAACCCGATGTTCCAAGGGGAGCAGTTTGAGAAGAACCTGGAGAAAGTGGATCAGTTGAAACAGATCGCTGAAACGAAGAATGTTGAAACAGCACATCTTGTTCTAGCATGGTACTTGTCAGTCGATTCCATCGACGCCCTCATTCCAGGCGCGAAAAAACCGGAACAAGTGGTCAACAATCTTAAAACATTAGACGTTCAATTAACAAAAGAAGAGATTCAGAAAATCTCAAATATTTTCCAATAA